The Solibacillus sp. FSL W7-1436 genome window below encodes:
- a CDS encoding DNA-directed RNA polymerase subunit beta: MTNELETQMEQKEPAAKKTRRRVKNVSEPSTDQPVGKVRLRLIPIWLRVIIVILLFLVAVIVGLVVGYSVLGDGAASDVLKWETWQHLLDIINGKE, from the coding sequence ATGACGAATGAGTTAGAGACACAGATGGAGCAAAAAGAGCCTGCAGCCAAAAAGACGAGACGTCGGGTAAAGAACGTTTCGGAGCCGTCGACGGACCAGCCTGTCGGTAAGGTTCGGCTTCGACTGATTCCTATCTGGTTACGGGTAATAATCGTAATTCTATTATTTTTAGTAGCAGTAATTGTAGGACTGGTTGTTGGCTACAGTGTTTTAGGGGACGGCGCAGCATCGGATGTTCTAAAGTGGGAAACATGGCAGCATCTTCTCGATATTATAAATGGTAAAGAGTAG
- a CDS encoding single-stranded DNA-binding protein — protein sequence MNHVGLVGRTTKDLELRHLSEGRVRAYFIIATNRPFKNSEGKVDADFVQCVAWGRTAELMAKYCGKGSLVGIKGRLQSRTYVNRENQKVYTMEVQTEEVQFYALKAPGEAEKLQTPPPITEDFVLPEQEVKLVHQP from the coding sequence ATGAATCATGTTGGGCTTGTAGGGCGAACGACAAAAGATTTGGAGCTCAGGCACTTATCTGAAGGAAGAGTACGGGCATATTTTATCATTGCCACTAACCGTCCTTTCAAAAATAGTGAAGGAAAGGTTGATGCAGACTTTGTGCAATGTGTCGCATGGGGCAGGACCGCTGAATTGATGGCAAAATATTGCGGGAAGGGCTCACTCGTCGGTATTAAAGGGCGGTTGCAGTCGAGGACATATGTAAATCGTGAAAACCAGAAAGTATACACGATGGAAGTCCAAACGGAGGAAGTACAGTTTTATGCATTAAAAGCCCCTGGTGAAGCTGAAAAACTCCAGACACCGCCCCCGATTACCGAAGATTTCGTGCTTCCAGAACAAGAAGTCAAGTTAGTCCACCAGCCGTAA
- a CDS encoding YwpF family protein, giving the protein MKTFKMLAFDLLLNGEIKEIPLIDGIIINQENSHKMWILELFTADTYYDFFQNFVTSGEVLDVRAIISLPDNEPAPFAVVVHSITKVGDKISVLIKGRLKAQRKKYAELLLAQLLEDGLRNDELLEAFDQGMRNRPSLQKNNEESGK; this is encoded by the coding sequence GTGAAAACCTTTAAAATGCTTGCTTTTGACTTATTATTAAACGGTGAAATAAAAGAAATTCCTTTAATAGACGGTATTATTATTAATCAGGAAAACAGCCATAAAATGTGGATTTTAGAATTGTTTACAGCAGATACGTATTACGATTTTTTTCAGAACTTTGTTACATCCGGTGAAGTGCTGGATGTGCGCGCTATCATTTCGCTACCGGACAATGAGCCTGCTCCGTTTGCCGTTGTCGTACATTCGATCACAAAAGTAGGAGATAAAATTTCGGTACTTATAAAAGGCCGGTTAAAAGCACAGCGCAAAAAGTATGCCGAGCTGTTATTGGCACAGCTGCTTGAAGATGGATTGAGAAATGATGAGCTGCTCGAGGCATTTGATCAAGGGATGCGCAACCGTCCTTCATTACAGAAAAATAATGAAGAGAGCGGAAAGTAG
- a CDS encoding DUF1146 family protein — protein MDLYVEAGQQAIVNVLAYIIFIGIALYALQGLRIEQLFKKGKTFQIQLFYILSSIVIGSIVADFFLNFLSWSQTIPYIFS, from the coding sequence ATGGATTTATATGTCGAGGCCGGCCAACAAGCAATCGTTAATGTATTAGCATATATTATATTTATAGGAATTGCCCTTTATGCATTACAAGGACTAAGAATCGAACAATTATTTAAAAAGGGAAAGACTTTTCAAATTCAGCTCTTTTATATTTTGTCGAGTATTGTTATTGGTTCAATTGTTGCGGATTTCTTTTTAAACTTTTTAAGCTGGTCGCAAACGATTCCCTATATTTTTAGTTAG
- a CDS encoding nuclease-related domain-containing protein, translated as MQKSKHYLYTEVLAKRILPGDMEASAIQQQLHRLEAGFAGEMKLKQTLSDHYFKTDHHIFYNFECMNDNGFSHQMDTILVTPYFIVIFEVKLLSGVLFYKPAQHEFYRIHNEKRENFRNPLDQVYRHQLFLEQCLRKWQITIPVYFAVVIANQQAVLDESLENFPIFHISGVPNFIENLYRNTTKSHANMNLIVAKLKKLYQSLPPRRSISLNRLKKGVLCKECDYENVMVYHYGTFTCGACRAKSRDVLFETLYHYRILISEKITNKQFREFCGIHSLQAASKLLVRLGLERHGTKKGTYYIIPEKISEWKRKRERKSL; from the coding sequence ATGCAGAAATCGAAGCATTATCTTTATACAGAAGTTTTAGCTAAGAGGATTTTGCCCGGTGATATGGAAGCAAGTGCGATCCAGCAACAGTTGCATCGCTTGGAGGCTGGATTTGCCGGAGAAATGAAGTTGAAGCAGACTCTATCCGATCATTACTTCAAAACAGACCATCATATCTTCTACAATTTTGAATGCATGAATGATAATGGCTTTTCCCATCAGATGGACACTATTTTAGTGACGCCATATTTTATAGTAATTTTTGAAGTGAAACTGCTGTCCGGTGTTTTATTTTATAAACCCGCGCAGCATGAATTTTACCGCATCCACAACGAAAAACGTGAAAACTTCCGTAACCCCCTTGATCAAGTTTACCGGCATCAGCTATTTTTGGAGCAATGTTTGCGAAAATGGCAGATCACTATTCCAGTGTATTTTGCTGTCGTCATCGCAAACCAGCAAGCTGTTTTAGATGAATCATTGGAGAATTTCCCGATTTTTCATATTAGCGGCGTTCCGAATTTTATTGAAAACCTATATCGAAATACTACAAAATCCCATGCAAATATGAATTTGATTGTTGCTAAGCTGAAGAAGCTTTATCAGTCCCTCCCTCCTCGCCGCTCCATTAGCCTGAATAGATTAAAAAAAGGCGTTCTTTGTAAGGAGTGTGATTATGAAAATGTTATGGTTTATCATTACGGAACATTTACATGCGGTGCTTGTCGGGCTAAAAGTCGCGATGTTCTATTTGAAACGCTTTACCATTATCGGATTTTAATTAGCGAGAAAATTACTAATAAACAATTTCGTGAGTTTTGCGGAATCCACAGTTTGCAGGCTGCTTCTAAACTTTTAGTGCGACTTGGTTTAGAGCGTCACGGTACGAAAAAGGGAACGTATTATATAATTCCTGAAAAAATTTCAGAGTGGAAAAGAAAACGTGAACGAAAAAGTTTATAG
- the fabZ gene encoding 3-hydroxyacyl-ACP dehydratase FabZ → MLNAEQIQNILPHRYPFLLVDRILEIEEGKRALGLKNVSINEEFFNGHFPGYPVMPGVLIVEALAQVGGVALLNAPEYKGRLVFLTGIDSCRFKRQVVPGDQLKLEVEFLKLRGQMGKGRGTATVDGELVCECEILFAIGPEQPK, encoded by the coding sequence ATGTTAAACGCAGAGCAAATTCAAAATATATTACCACATCGCTATCCATTTCTATTAGTTGATCGCATTCTTGAAATCGAAGAAGGAAAGCGCGCACTTGGATTGAAAAATGTTTCGATCAACGAAGAATTTTTTAATGGACATTTCCCTGGCTACCCAGTAATGCCGGGTGTCCTCATTGTCGAGGCACTTGCGCAAGTAGGCGGTGTTGCATTACTAAACGCACCGGAATATAAAGGGCGTCTCGTATTTTTGACAGGAATTGATAGTTGCCGTTTCAAGCGTCAAGTCGTTCCGGGCGATCAGTTGAAGCTTGAAGTGGAGTTTTTGAAATTGCGCGGACAAATGGGGAAAGGCCGCGGTACTGCAACAGTAGATGGCGAGCTTGTTTGTGAGTGTGAGATTTTATTTGCAATTGGGCCTGAACAGCCAAAATAA
- a CDS encoding rod shape-determining protein, with product MFSKDIGIDLGTANVLIHLKGKGIVLNEPSVVAIDKKTNKVLAVGEEARQMVGRTPGNIIAIRPLKDGVIADFDVTEAMLKHFINKLDVKGFLSKPRILICCPTNITSVEQKAIREAAEKSGGKKVYLEEEPKVAAIGAGMDIFQPSGNMVVDIGGGTTDVAVLSMGDIVTSESIKVAGDVFDNDILQYIKKEYKLLIGERTAENIKTTIGTVFPGGRDDTMDIRGRDMVTGLPRTIEINSEEIEHALRESVSLIVQAAKDVLEKTPPELSADIIDRGVILTGGGALLHGIDQLLIEELKVPVFVAENPMDCVAVGTGIMLDNIDRAINK from the coding sequence ATGTTTTCTAAAGATATTGGGATTGATTTAGGTACTGCAAACGTGCTGATTCATTTAAAAGGCAAAGGGATTGTTTTGAATGAGCCATCTGTAGTAGCAATCGATAAAAAAACAAATAAAGTACTGGCAGTCGGTGAAGAGGCACGTCAAATGGTGGGACGTACACCGGGTAATATTATCGCAATTCGTCCATTAAAGGATGGCGTAATTGCTGATTTTGATGTAACAGAAGCAATGTTAAAACATTTTATCAATAAATTGGACGTTAAAGGTTTCTTATCAAAGCCGCGCATTTTAATTTGCTGTCCGACAAATATTACATCGGTAGAGCAAAAAGCAATTCGTGAAGCTGCTGAAAAATCGGGCGGCAAAAAAGTTTATTTGGAAGAAGAACCTAAAGTAGCAGCAATCGGCGCAGGTATGGATATTTTCCAGCCAAGCGGTAATATGGTCGTTGATATCGGTGGAGGTACAACGGATGTAGCAGTATTATCGATGGGCGATATCGTAACGAGCGAATCGATTAAAGTAGCTGGGGATGTATTCGATAATGACATATTGCAATACATAAAGAAAGAATACAAGCTGTTGATCGGCGAACGTACAGCAGAAAATATTAAAACTACAATCGGTACAGTATTCCCTGGAGGACGCGATGATACGATGGATATCCGCGGCCGTGATATGGTTACTGGCTTACCGCGAACAATCGAAATCAATTCCGAAGAGATTGAGCACGCATTGCGTGAATCGGTTAGTCTGATTGTACAGGCAGCAAAAGACGTACTGGAAAAAACACCACCTGAATTATCGGCCGACATTATCGATCGAGGCGTTATTTTAACAGGCGGCGGTGCATTACTGCATGGCATTGATCAGTTGTTAATCGAAGAGCTGAAAGTACCTGTATTTGTAGCGGAAAACCCGATGGACTGTGTGGCAGTCGGGACTGGAATTATGCTGGACAATATCGATCGCGCGATAAATAAATAA
- a CDS encoding flagellar hook-basal body protein, translating into MFKGFYTVATGMVAQQRKTEILTNNMANANTPGFKSDQTTIRSFPDMLMSAVNSTSENGFKVNNQNQVGAVNAGVYLQETIPNQAQGQIYSTGLNTDIALINSSMPTDETSGNSGQIFFRLENETGTESYTRNGNFTLDGQGNLVNPQGLFVLDMNGERLQFDNDNIRISSNGSIFDENDVQVGTLGVAFSENPDVLVKLDNGLFNTMDGVDLPSAYGQANVQFSMQQQYLEGSNVDASKAMTDLLTAYRAFEANQKVLQAYDKSMEKAVNEIGRVN; encoded by the coding sequence GTGTTTAAAGGTTTTTATACAGTAGCTACAGGAATGGTTGCACAACAACGTAAAACTGAAATTTTAACGAATAATATGGCCAATGCCAATACACCTGGTTTTAAATCAGATCAAACGACAATTCGTTCTTTTCCGGATATGTTGATGTCCGCAGTGAACTCGACATCTGAAAACGGATTTAAAGTAAATAATCAAAATCAGGTTGGTGCGGTAAATGCGGGTGTTTATTTACAGGAAACTATTCCAAACCAAGCACAGGGTCAGATTTACTCAACCGGTTTAAATACTGATATCGCACTGATCAATAGTTCGATGCCTACTGACGAAACATCGGGAAATTCGGGACAAATTTTCTTCCGCTTAGAAAATGAAACCGGAACAGAAAGCTATACACGTAACGGGAATTTCACGCTGGACGGGCAGGGGAACTTAGTAAACCCTCAAGGACTATTCGTATTGGATATGAACGGGGAGCGGCTGCAGTTTGATAACGACAATATCCGCATCAGTTCGAACGGTTCGATTTTTGACGAAAATGATGTGCAGGTCGGAACACTGGGTGTCGCATTTTCCGAAAACCCGGATGTCTTAGTGAAGCTTGATAATGGATTATTTAATACAATGGATGGTGTCGATTTACCATCTGCCTATGGACAGGCAAACGTACAGTTTTCGATGCAGCAGCAATATTTAGAGGGTTCCAATGTCGACGCCTCTAAAGCAATGACAGATCTATTGACTGCATACCGCGCATTTGAAGCAAACCAAAAAGTGCTTCAGGCCTACGATAAGAGCATGGAAAAAGCAGTTAATGAAATTGGACGAGTTAATTAA
- a CDS encoding M23 family metallopeptidase, translating to MREVKQKPSQKPVMQRRWFWPAVYGGMAVMIVAVIFSFNALYESQNEQELMEEVSAPAEQSIVPTTATVTETLKYPFKEEYLNEVTILQDFYDVSKDEATRENSLLVFNQVFTTSTGVSIAINSEPFEVVAAMSGEVTEVKMDAFTGNSITLTHPNGMQTRYNSVADILVKQGDQVSQGDQLGTSQENEWNPNIGVHLHFEVMEDGVLVDPNKYLSF from the coding sequence ATGAGAGAAGTTAAACAAAAGCCTTCTCAGAAACCAGTTATGCAAAGACGGTGGTTTTGGCCGGCTGTATACGGTGGTATGGCAGTAATGATTGTGGCAGTTATTTTTAGTTTTAATGCATTGTACGAAAGTCAGAATGAGCAGGAACTGATGGAAGAAGTTTCTGCACCAGCCGAACAATCGATTGTTCCAACAACAGCGACTGTTACGGAAACTTTGAAGTATCCATTCAAAGAAGAATACTTAAATGAAGTAACGATTTTGCAGGATTTTTATGACGTCTCAAAAGATGAAGCGACACGTGAAAACTCATTGCTTGTATTTAATCAAGTGTTCACAACATCTACAGGTGTCTCGATCGCAATTAACAGCGAACCTTTTGAAGTTGTTGCTGCAATGAGCGGTGAAGTGACAGAAGTTAAAATGGATGCATTTACGGGCAACAGCATTACTCTAACACATCCAAATGGTATGCAAACACGTTATAACTCTGTGGCAGATATTCTTGTAAAACAAGGCGATCAAGTTTCACAAGGCGATCAGCTAGGTACTTCACAAGAGAATGAATGGAATCCAAACATTGGCGTTCATTTACACTTTGAAGTAATGGAAGATGGTGTACTGGTGGATCCGAACAAATATTTATCCTTTTGA
- the spoIID gene encoding stage II sporulation protein D, translated as MKKIIIYIIIGVLLFLVPFTLKSKKQTSIIEPTESTSCPLFIKVNDTEIPIEDYLIGVIAGEMPASFHMEALKAQAIASRTYVLKQTDYGKKPILTTTAHQVYNDQQLREEKWKTTFAENEEKITEAVKQTANQILTYNDELITAMFHASSFQYTESAENYSGNPIPYLTAATSPEQLNQEQTTYTFEEINKKLKQSFSKAQLQNARLRRNDTNRIEQITIHNKTWSGRELRTLLNLRSTNFTWEPTAAGITIKTYGYGHGVGMSQHGANAMAQGGITAENILSHYYPSTTLKSINYCKK; from the coding sequence ATGAAAAAAATTATCATTTACATTATCATTGGCGTCCTATTGTTTTTAGTCCCGTTCACTTTAAAGTCTAAGAAACAAACCTCCATTATTGAACCAACAGAATCTACTTCTTGTCCTTTATTTATTAAAGTGAATGATACTGAAATTCCGATTGAAGATTATTTAATTGGTGTAATTGCAGGGGAAATGCCGGCAAGTTTTCATATGGAAGCACTAAAAGCTCAGGCAATCGCCTCCCGTACTTATGTATTGAAGCAGACAGATTATGGGAAAAAACCGATTCTCACAACGACAGCACATCAAGTTTACAATGATCAGCAATTACGAGAAGAAAAATGGAAAACTACTTTTGCCGAAAATGAAGAAAAAATAACAGAAGCCGTCAAACAAACTGCCAACCAGATTCTTACCTATAATGATGAACTGATTACAGCCATGTTTCATGCATCATCCTTTCAATATACGGAGTCCGCGGAAAACTATAGCGGAAACCCGATTCCCTACTTAACAGCAGCCACTTCACCTGAACAATTAAACCAAGAACAGACAACCTATACATTTGAAGAAATAAATAAAAAACTCAAACAGAGTTTCTCAAAAGCCCAGCTTCAAAATGCAAGACTTCGGCGAAATGATACGAACCGCATCGAGCAAATTACCATCCATAATAAAACATGGTCGGGTAGAGAACTGCGCACACTTCTAAACTTACGCTCCACGAATTTCACATGGGAGCCCACAGCGGCCGGTATAACGATTAAAACGTATGGATATGGGCATGGGGTAGGTATGAGCCAGCACGGGGCAAATGCGATGGCACAGGGGGGCATAACGGCGGAAAATATCCTTTCTCATTACTATCCATCGACAACATTAAAATCGATAAATTATTGTAAAAAATAA
- a CDS encoding F0F1 ATP synthase subunit epsilon — MKTVTVNIVTPDGSVYDSEVTMVIAKTTSGEIGVLAGHIPMVAPLTIGSVKLKKADGTTDVAAVSGGFIEVRPEKISILAPSAEVASTIDVARAKEALARAEGRLQKKQDDIDFQRAELSLKRAMNRINVHEGNI, encoded by the coding sequence ATGAAGACAGTTACAGTCAATATTGTCACTCCCGACGGCTCAGTATACGATTCAGAAGTAACGATGGTAATCGCTAAAACGACTTCAGGTGAAATTGGTGTCTTAGCTGGCCATATTCCTATGGTTGCTCCACTTACAATTGGTTCTGTGAAGCTTAAAAAAGCAGACGGCACTACAGATGTCGCAGCGGTTAGCGGTGGTTTCATTGAAGTTCGCCCTGAAAAAATCTCGATTTTAGCTCCTTCTGCAGAAGTTGCTTCTACGATCGATGTTGCCCGTGCTAAAGAAGCTTTAGCTCGTGCTGAAGGTCGCCTTCAAAAGAAACAAGATGACATCGATTTCCAACGCGCGGAATTATCTTTAAAACGTGCGATGAATCGTATCAATGTTCATGAGGGTAATATCTAA
- the murA gene encoding UDP-N-acetylglucosamine 1-carboxyvinyltransferase, with protein MERIIVTGGQTLKGTVRVEGAKNAVLPILAASLLASKDKNMIKDVPNLADVGTIGEVLKSLNAIVEYDVEKNEMMIDASMKLSSEAQFEFVSKMRASILVMGSLLARNGYARVALPGGCAIGSRPIELHLKGFEAMGAEISFGHGYVEAKVKGELKGAEIYLDFPSVGATENIMTAASLAKGTTIIENAAKEPEIVDLANFINAMGGRVIGAGTDTIRIEGVKELKGCEHYIIPDRIEAGTFMVAAAITRGDVLIENAVPEHMTALTAKMREMGVEVIEEDEGIRVRANDPLKAVDIKTMPHPGFPTDMQSQMMALMLTANGTSIITETVFENRFMHVEEFRRMNADAKIEGRSVFIEGGKKLQGAEVSATDLRAAAALILTGLVSEGVTRVTKLHHLDRGYVDFHKKLASLGALIERIDSEEEVFQEIVVTV; from the coding sequence GTGGAGAGAATTATTGTTACTGGAGGTCAGACACTAAAAGGCACAGTACGCGTTGAAGGCGCAAAAAATGCTGTATTACCGATTTTGGCTGCTTCTCTATTAGCTTCTAAAGATAAAAATATGATTAAAGATGTACCAAATTTAGCAGATGTCGGTACGATTGGTGAAGTATTAAAAAGTTTAAACGCGATTGTCGAATATGATGTTGAGAAAAACGAAATGATGATTGATGCCTCTATGAAGCTATCTAGTGAAGCTCAATTTGAGTTTGTAAGTAAAATGCGTGCTTCCATTTTAGTAATGGGTTCATTATTGGCACGTAACGGCTATGCACGTGTAGCATTACCGGGCGGCTGTGCAATTGGATCTCGTCCAATCGAACTTCATTTGAAAGGCTTCGAAGCTATGGGTGCAGAGATTTCCTTTGGACATGGTTATGTCGAAGCAAAAGTAAAAGGCGAACTAAAAGGCGCAGAAATCTATTTAGACTTCCCGAGTGTTGGGGCTACTGAAAATATTATGACAGCAGCATCATTAGCAAAAGGGACGACTATTATTGAAAATGCAGCGAAAGAGCCTGAAATAGTAGATTTGGCAAACTTTATTAACGCAATGGGCGGCCGTGTTATTGGTGCCGGTACTGATACGATCCGTATCGAAGGTGTTAAGGAATTAAAAGGTTGCGAACATTATATTATTCCAGATCGTATTGAAGCCGGAACGTTCATGGTAGCGGCAGCAATTACTCGAGGAGATGTATTAATTGAAAACGCTGTACCAGAGCATATGACAGCACTAACTGCAAAAATGCGTGAAATGGGTGTAGAAGTTATCGAAGAAGATGAAGGTATCCGTGTGCGCGCTAATGACCCGTTAAAAGCGGTTGATATTAAAACGATGCCACACCCAGGTTTCCCGACAGATATGCAATCACAAATGATGGCATTAATGTTAACGGCAAACGGAACTAGTATCATCACTGAAACAGTCTTCGAAAATCGTTTTATGCATGTTGAAGAATTCCGTCGCATGAATGCAGATGCAAAGATCGAAGGACGTTCTGTATTTATTGAAGGCGGCAAAAAACTCCAAGGTGCCGAAGTATCAGCAACGGATTTACGTGCAGCAGCAGCACTAATTTTAACTGGCCTTGTATCTGAAGGCGTAACACGTGTTACAAAATTACACCATTTAGACCGCGGCTATGTCGATTTCCACAAAAAACTAGCTTCTTTAGGTGCATTGATCGAACGCATCGATTCAGAAGAAGAAGTATTTCAAGAAATCGTTGTAACAGTTTAA
- a CDS encoding flagellar hook-basal body protein: MLRTMVSATNTLSQIQHQLDTISTNIANSNTTGYKAQQANFTEMLYQQFNNDELDPTVRNTPVGIRYGAGAQIGLIQSNQTQGSLQETKRDLDFALTTKNQYFNVLMQNEEGDVRTAYTRNGSFYVTESEPGILSLVNSDGYQVADANGQPITFPNNVTGFTMDSDGSLVASYENGTSLKFQLGISELQKPNVMEKLQGGTYIGLPENLDALGFTQAQVLTDLQGVNRQVGIQKGALEMSNVDVSKEMTNLIQAQRSYQFNTRAITIADQMLGLINGIR, from the coding sequence ATGTTACGTACAATGGTAAGTGCAACAAATACATTATCTCAAATACAGCATCAGTTGGACACAATCAGCACAAATATCGCGAACAGTAATACAACAGGCTATAAAGCACAGCAGGCAAATTTCACGGAAATGCTGTATCAGCAATTTAATAATGATGAATTAGACCCTACTGTCCGGAATACACCTGTAGGCATTCGCTATGGTGCCGGTGCACAGATCGGTTTAATACAATCCAATCAGACGCAAGGCTCACTGCAGGAAACAAAACGCGATTTAGACTTTGCCTTAACAACTAAGAATCAATATTTTAACGTATTAATGCAAAATGAAGAAGGCGACGTGCGAACTGCATACACACGTAACGGTAGTTTTTATGTAACAGAGTCTGAACCGGGCATTCTTTCGCTTGTAAATAGTGATGGATACCAAGTAGCGGATGCAAATGGACAGCCAATTACATTCCCGAATAATGTGACAGGCTTCACGATGGATTCAGACGGATCACTAGTGGCAAGCTATGAAAATGGCACATCGCTAAAGTTCCAGCTTGGGATTTCTGAACTGCAAAAACCAAACGTAATGGAAAAACTGCAAGGCGGGACATATATTGGCTTACCGGAAAATCTGGATGCACTTGGCTTCACACAAGCTCAAGTACTGACAGATCTGCAAGGGGTAAATCGCCAAGTGGGCATTCAAAAAGGTGCACTTGAAATGTCGAATGTAGACGTATCAAAAGAGATGACAAATTTAATTCAAGCACAGCGTTCATATCAATTTAATACACGTGCGATTACAATTGCAGACCAAATGCTTGGGTTAATTAACGGTATTCGCTAA
- a CDS encoding sporulation transcriptional regulator SpoIIID codes for MHEHIRQRCVRLGELLVETGETVRALAKMTGFSKSTVHKDLTERLKQVNEPLALQVQQVLTYNKSIRHLRGGEATRKKWITKQQEKSI; via the coding sequence GTGCACGAACATATTCGGCAACGCTGCGTTCGTTTGGGTGAACTGTTGGTAGAGACAGGTGAAACCGTGCGTGCACTCGCGAAAATGACGGGATTCTCTAAAAGTACTGTACACAAAGATTTGACAGAGCGGCTAAAACAAGTGAATGAACCACTTGCGCTACAAGTACAACAAGTTTTAACCTATAACAAATCGATTCGCCATTTACGCGGTGGTGAAGCAACACGTAAAAAGTGGATTACAAAGCAACAGGAAAAAAGCATTTAG